In Geopsychrobacter electrodiphilus DSM 16401, a single window of DNA contains:
- a CDS encoding KamA family radical SAM protein → MQEPWVHQIQNQVNTLEKLETYINVSDGEKEAIRSLNTKWGTTPYFASLMDRDDPNCPIRMQVIPSMQEKVNEFGMDDYLMFKENRDTTEVRPDSIARQYTDRIAFTVIQECGIYCRHCFRKELVVDQDLQLRFDVEEGLAWIREHEEIRDVLITGGDPLLLPDDKLGYLISSLRTIPHIQMIRIGSRLPIVLPQRITEGLKKAIGGFHKVPVWINTQCNHPKEITAETEKAVFDLMSCGINVGNQAVLLKGINDDVPTFKELHQKLLRTRIRPYYLFYCEAAPGIDHFRTPVEKGAELIRDALRGHTTGLAQPMYVLATNIGKIPLMPNYSITDKNDKEYTLTNHKGETTRIPNILES, encoded by the coding sequence ATGCAAGAACCATGGGTTCACCAGATTCAGAATCAGGTCAACACCCTGGAAAAACTCGAAACCTATATCAATGTCTCTGACGGTGAAAAGGAGGCGATCCGGTCTTTAAACACCAAATGGGGGACCACCCCTTATTTTGCCTCATTGATGGACAGGGACGATCCAAACTGCCCGATACGCATGCAGGTGATTCCTTCGATGCAGGAAAAGGTCAATGAATTCGGCATGGATGATTACCTGATGTTCAAGGAGAACCGTGATACCACCGAGGTTCGCCCCGACAGCATCGCACGGCAGTACACCGACCGTATCGCCTTTACCGTCATCCAGGAATGCGGCATCTACTGCCGTCACTGTTTCCGTAAAGAGCTGGTCGTCGATCAGGATCTACAGCTGCGCTTTGATGTTGAAGAAGGCCTGGCCTGGATTCGCGAACACGAGGAGATCCGCGACGTGCTGATCACCGGAGGCGATCCCCTGCTGCTGCCAGATGATAAATTGGGATACCTGATCAGCAGCCTGCGCACCATCCCCCATATTCAGATGATCCGCATCGGCTCACGCCTGCCGATCGTTCTGCCGCAACGGATTACCGAGGGCCTGAAAAAAGCGATCGGCGGATTTCATAAGGTGCCGGTCTGGATCAATACCCAATGCAACCACCCCAAGGAAATTACCGCTGAGACTGAAAAAGCCGTGTTTGACCTGATGAGTTGCGGCATCAACGTCGGAAATCAGGCGGTGCTGCTAAAGGGGATAAACGATGACGTGCCGACCTTCAAAGAGCTGCATCAGAAACTATTGCGCACCCGGATCCGTCCCTATTACCTGTTCTACTGCGAAGCGGCTCCGGGGATCGATCATTTTCGCACCCCGGTCGAAAAAGGAGCCGAACTGATCCGTGACGCCCTGCGCGGTCACACCACCGGTCTGGCCCAGCCGATGTACGTGCTGGCGACCAATATCGGCAAAATTCCGCTGATGCCGAACTATTCGATTACGGATAAAAACGACAAGGAATACACGCTGACGAACCATAAGGGGGAAACCACCCGAATTCCGAATATTTTGGAGAGTTAA
- the proX gene encoding glycine betaine/L-proline ABC transporter substrate-binding protein ProX, which translates to MLVLLLLSFTIPAFAVNQLPGKGVKVQPARATWNTGYFQEALVREGLKELGYKVEKPKDLTNPLFYQSLALGDLDYWTNGWFPVHNGQLPKNFYEKAEKVGYVVKAGGLQGYLVSKKEVDKFNIKSLADFKRPEVKAAFDANGDGKADLTACPAGWGCEGTIAHHMKVYGLEDDINLIKAAYSASMADALARYNAGKPAFFYTWAPNWTVFKFKPGKDVMWINVPEINPTEAQKPMVDRLTVSGVDGAVSDPIKLGFVVADIRIVANKNFLAKNPAAKEFFKVFTLPLGDINEQNTKMQNGEKSQKDIERHVKEWIKKNQSTWDAWLAAARNAA; encoded by the coding sequence ATGCTCGTCCTGTTACTTCTGTCATTTACAATCCCCGCGTTTGCGGTAAACCAACTGCCCGGCAAGGGGGTCAAGGTCCAACCGGCCAGAGCGACCTGGAACACCGGCTACTTTCAGGAAGCCCTGGTACGTGAAGGCCTGAAGGAGCTTGGCTACAAGGTTGAAAAACCCAAAGACTTAACCAATCCGCTTTTTTACCAATCTCTCGCACTGGGCGACCTCGACTACTGGACCAACGGCTGGTTCCCGGTCCACAATGGTCAGTTACCGAAGAACTTCTATGAAAAGGCCGAAAAGGTAGGTTATGTCGTTAAAGCCGGCGGGCTCCAAGGCTACCTAGTTTCGAAAAAGGAAGTTGATAAATTCAATATCAAATCACTCGCAGATTTCAAACGCCCCGAAGTCAAGGCGGCCTTTGATGCCAACGGCGACGGCAAAGCCGATCTAACCGCCTGCCCCGCCGGTTGGGGTTGTGAAGGGACGATCGCCCACCACATGAAGGTCTATGGCCTTGAGGATGACATCAACCTGATCAAAGCCGCCTACTCGGCAAGCATGGCCGATGCTCTGGCGCGGTACAATGCTGGCAAACCGGCATTCTTCTATACCTGGGCACCAAACTGGACCGTCTTCAAATTCAAGCCCGGCAAAGATGTCATGTGGATCAACGTGCCCGAGATCAACCCGACTGAAGCGCAAAAACCGATGGTCGATCGCCTGACCGTCAGTGGTGTCGATGGCGCGGTCAGCGATCCAATCAAACTCGGGTTTGTGGTCGCCGACATCCGGATAGTCGCCAACAAGAATTTTTTAGCCAAGAACCCTGCGGCGAAAGAATTTTTTAAGGTCTTTACCCTGCCATTGGGTGACATTAACGAGCAAAACACCAAGATGCAGAACGGCGAAAAGTCGCAGAAAGATATCGAGCGCCACGTAAAAGAGTGGATCAAAAAGAATCAGAGTACCTGGGATGCATGGCTGGCAGCAGCGCGTAACGCCGCTTAA
- a CDS encoding ABC transporter permease, translated as MHIFDFTTQLIPLDEWVQSAVDWLVLNYREYFQIIKAPVELSLEGLQWLFASVPPFVFILIFAALAWRYAGKRVTVFTILTFVLIGYLGLWDYTMTTLAMVICAVVFCAVVGIPLGIMAGRSDRFEMYLRPCLDVMQTTPPFVYLVPVVMLFSIGTVSGILATIVFALPPIIRLTSLGIRQVHPELVEAAIAFGATPWQVLRKVQFPLAMPSVMAGLNQTIMMALSMVVIAALIGAGGLGNPVVQGLNTLEIGLATIGGLAIVLLAMVLDRITQGIGKR; from the coding sequence ATGCATATATTTGATTTTACCACTCAACTGATTCCGCTTGATGAATGGGTGCAGTCCGCCGTCGATTGGCTTGTACTTAATTACCGCGAATATTTTCAAATTATCAAGGCGCCGGTCGAGCTAAGTCTCGAAGGGCTGCAATGGCTGTTCGCCAGTGTCCCGCCGTTTGTATTTATCCTGATTTTTGCTGCTCTCGCCTGGCGTTATGCCGGCAAGCGAGTGACCGTTTTTACCATCTTGACCTTCGTGTTGATCGGTTATCTCGGGCTTTGGGACTACACCATGACCACGCTGGCGATGGTAATCTGCGCCGTGGTTTTCTGTGCGGTGGTCGGGATTCCCCTCGGCATCATGGCGGGTCGAAGTGACCGTTTTGAGATGTATCTGCGCCCCTGTCTCGATGTCATGCAGACCACCCCGCCCTTCGTCTATCTGGTACCAGTGGTGATGTTGTTCAGTATCGGCACCGTCTCAGGAATCCTGGCGACCATTGTGTTTGCCCTGCCGCCGATCATCCGCCTGACCAGCCTCGGTATTCGCCAGGTTCACCCCGAACTGGTCGAAGCTGCGATCGCCTTTGGCGCCACCCCCTGGCAGGTCTTGCGCAAAGTCCAGTTCCCGCTCGCCATGCCCTCGGTCATGGCCGGGCTCAACCAGACGATCATGATGGCCCTGTCGATGGTCGTTATCGCCGCATTGATCGGCGCTGGAGGTCTGGGAAATCCGGTGGTTCAAGGTTTGAACACCCTGGAGATCGGCCTGGCCACCATCGGCGGCCTGGCGATTGTGCTGCTAGCGATGGTCCTGGATCGGATCACCCAGGGTATAGGTAAGAGATAA